In the genome of Longimicrobium terrae, one region contains:
- a CDS encoding DUF3124 domain-containing protein — protein sequence MPRSIVIALLLLASACSRGGGEGRHASASSGDTLPGRPPALPPAAADSGAGPVRQVVYVPAYSHVYSRDYGRTFDLAVILSIRNTDPERSLTIAGVQYYGTDGRLVRTYQRTPRTLAPLAAAEYVVEAVDTEGGSGASFLVEWSAPARVTDPVIQAVNIGTEAGQGISFVSEGRALVRH from the coding sequence TTGCCCAGATCCATCGTCATCGCCCTGCTCCTGCTCGCGTCCGCCTGCTCGCGCGGCGGCGGCGAGGGACGGCACGCCTCCGCCTCGTCGGGCGATACGCTTCCCGGGCGCCCGCCCGCGCTTCCGCCCGCGGCGGCGGACAGCGGCGCCGGGCCCGTGCGCCAGGTGGTGTACGTTCCCGCGTACTCCCACGTGTACTCGCGCGACTACGGGCGCACGTTCGATCTGGCCGTCATCCTCAGCATCCGCAACACCGATCCGGAGCGGTCGCTCACCATCGCCGGCGTGCAGTACTACGGGACGGACGGGCGGCTGGTGCGCACCTACCAGCGCACGCCGCGCACGCTGGCCCCGCTGGCCGCGGCGGAGTACGTGGTGGAGGCGGTGGACACGGAGGGCGGCTCGGGCGCCAGCTTTCTGGTGGAGTGGAGCGCGCCCGCCCGCGTGACGGACCCGGTGATCCAGGCGGTGAACATCGGCACGGAGGCGGGGCAGGGCATTTCATTCGTCAGCGAGGGCCGCGCCCTCGTGCGCCACTGA
- the trmD gene encoding tRNA (guanosine(37)-N1)-methyltransferase TrmD: protein MRVNVVTLFPDFFRGPLGLSIPARAAAAGLVTYNLVQLRDFTHDRHQTVDDLPYGGGAGMVMKPEPFWEAVQSLAPEGEELPSGPIVLMSARGRRFTHADAVRFSLQPQITFLCGHYKDVDHRVAEGLATEELSLGDFIVSGGEIPALAAIDATVRLLPGAISDHESASTDSHYDGLLSAPSYTRPAVYRGREVPGILLSGDHARIAAWRREQAERLTRERRPDLWEAPEHS, encoded by the coding sequence ATGCGCGTCAACGTGGTCACGCTGTTCCCCGACTTCTTCCGGGGGCCGCTGGGCCTGAGCATTCCGGCCCGGGCCGCGGCCGCGGGGCTGGTGACGTACAACCTGGTTCAGCTGCGCGATTTTACCCACGACCGCCACCAGACGGTGGACGATCTGCCCTACGGCGGCGGCGCGGGAATGGTGATGAAGCCGGAGCCGTTCTGGGAGGCGGTGCAGTCGCTGGCGCCGGAGGGAGAGGAGCTTCCCTCTGGCCCCATCGTGCTGATGAGCGCGCGCGGACGCAGGTTCACGCACGCCGACGCCGTCCGCTTTTCGCTCCAGCCGCAGATCACCTTTCTGTGCGGGCACTACAAGGACGTGGACCACCGCGTGGCCGAAGGGCTGGCGACGGAGGAGCTTTCGCTAGGAGACTTCATCGTTTCCGGCGGCGAGATCCCCGCGCTGGCGGCCATCGACGCCACTGTCCGGCTGCTGCCGGGCGCCATCTCGGACCACGAGTCGGCGTCCACCGACAGCCATTACGACGGGCTGCTGAGCGCACCCTCGTACACCCGCCCCGCGGTGTACCGCGGACGGGAGGTTCCCGGAATACTGCTTTCCGGAGACCATGCACGCATCGCCGCGTGGCGCCGCGAGCAGGCCGAGCGCCTGACGCGCGAGCGGCGGCCGGACCTCTGGGAGGCTCCGGAACACAGTTGA
- a CDS encoding potassium/proton antiporter, whose product MFAVEGLILSGAVLVLIGIASSRFSSRFGMPALALFIAIGMLAGSEGIGGISFDSFILAHGLGTVALAVILFDGGLRTHVSTLRPALAPALSLATVGVLVTAAITGAAAMYVLGLRPLEGLLLGSIVASTDAAAVFTVLRFSGLRLPERLANTLELESGSNDPMAVFLTLGVLELLLGQIEPGWPLVRLFLMQMGVGAAVGLLVGRIAHLLLVKVELAAAGLYPVFAAAAGLLAFGLAAELHGSGFLAVYLAGIVVGNGRVPFQRGILQFLDGMAWLSQITLFVLLGLLIYPSRLMEVAGPGLLVTAVLVLIARPVAVLVALFPLRFTGRELAFVSWAGLKGAVPIVLGTYPLLLGLPGGERLFDIVFFVVLVSAVTQGWTLPAVARALGLQQPGVANAPATLEITTLRNADADIVEYTVDEGGWMAGRSLRDVALPAGAVVAMITRGESIIPPRGSTRVEPGDRLFFVLNSSARRVMDRVLAGSHATAPEGGTEFPLAGDTTLAELEEFYGVHVEADPEWTLDDLMHARLGERVAEGRGITTGEVKLHIRRLHGTRVDEVGLRLL is encoded by the coding sequence ATGTTCGCGGTTGAAGGACTGATTCTGAGCGGCGCGGTGCTGGTTCTCATCGGCATCGCGTCCAGCCGCTTTTCGTCCCGCTTCGGGATGCCGGCGCTGGCCCTGTTCATCGCCATCGGGATGCTGGCGGGGTCGGAAGGGATCGGGGGGATCAGCTTCGACAGCTTCATCCTGGCGCACGGGCTGGGGACGGTGGCGCTGGCCGTCATCCTCTTTGACGGCGGGCTGCGGACGCACGTTTCCACCCTGCGCCCCGCGCTGGCGCCCGCCCTTTCCCTGGCCACCGTGGGCGTGCTGGTGACGGCGGCCATCACCGGCGCCGCGGCCATGTACGTGCTGGGGCTGCGGCCGCTGGAAGGGCTGCTGCTGGGGAGCATCGTGGCGTCCACCGACGCGGCCGCGGTGTTCACCGTCCTCCGTTTCAGCGGGCTGCGCCTTCCCGAGCGCCTGGCCAACACGCTGGAACTGGAAAGCGGCTCCAACGATCCCATGGCCGTCTTCCTGACCTTGGGCGTGCTGGAGCTGCTGCTGGGGCAGATTGAGCCCGGCTGGCCGCTGGTGCGGCTGTTCCTGATGCAGATGGGCGTGGGCGCCGCGGTGGGGCTGCTGGTGGGCCGGATCGCGCACCTTCTGCTGGTAAAGGTGGAGCTTGCCGCGGCGGGGCTGTACCCGGTGTTCGCGGCCGCGGCGGGGCTGCTGGCCTTCGGGCTGGCGGCGGAGCTGCACGGGAGCGGCTTTCTGGCCGTGTACCTGGCGGGAATCGTGGTGGGCAACGGCCGCGTCCCCTTTCAGCGCGGCATTCTGCAGTTTCTGGACGGGATGGCGTGGCTGTCGCAGATCACCCTCTTCGTGCTGCTGGGCCTGCTCATCTACCCCAGCCGGCTGATGGAGGTGGCCGGCCCCGGGCTGCTGGTGACCGCCGTCCTCGTGCTGATCGCCCGGCCGGTAGCCGTGCTGGTGGCGCTCTTTCCCCTGCGGTTCACGGGGCGCGAGCTGGCCTTCGTGTCGTGGGCGGGGCTCAAGGGCGCCGTGCCCATCGTGCTGGGCACCTATCCGCTCCTGCTGGGGCTGCCCGGGGGGGAGCGCCTGTTCGACATCGTGTTCTTTGTGGTGCTCGTTTCCGCCGTCACGCAGGGGTGGACGCTGCCGGCCGTGGCGCGCGCCCTGGGGCTGCAGCAGCCCGGTGTGGCGAACGCGCCCGCCACGCTGGAAATCACCACCCTGCGCAACGCCGACGCCGACATCGTGGAGTACACGGTGGATGAGGGCGGGTGGATGGCGGGACGGTCGCTGCGGGACGTGGCGCTCCCCGCGGGCGCCGTGGTGGCCATGATCACGCGCGGTGAAAGCATCATTCCGCCGCGCGGCAGCACGCGGGTGGAGCCGGGAGACCGGCTGTTCTTTGTGCTGAACTCCAGCGCGCGCCGGGTGATGGACCGCGTGCTGGCGGGGAGCCACGCCACCGCGCCTGAAGGCGGCACCGAGTTTCCGCTCGCGGGCGATACGACGCTGGCGGAACTGGAGGAGTTCTACGGCGTCCACGTGGAGGCCGACCCCGAGTGGACGCTGGACGACCTGATGCACGCCCGCCTGGGCGAGCGCGTGGCGGAGGGGCGCGGCATCACCACGGGCGAGGTGAAGCTGCACATCCGCCGCCTTCACGGAACCCGCGTGGACGAAGTAGGCCTCCGTCTGCTCTGA
- a CDS encoding ribonuclease HII, whose amino-acid sequence MSPRTASKTATPRKRKPSPQRLRKLLAREWMCWEQGMMRVAGVDEVGRGPLAGPVVAAAVILPTDCWIDGVADSKKLNAERRTRLDVLIRERCLAFGVGAASAAEIDRLNIRRATALAMQRAIARLGGADHLLVDGLAVPELGLERHSAIVGGDGSVHCISAASILAKVTRDRLMTRLAARYPGYGWERNMGYGTPEHLDALGRHGATPHHRRSFQPCQLDLADDLLDASTEILIPSS is encoded by the coding sequence ATGTCACCCAGAACCGCTTCCAAGACCGCAACGCCGCGCAAGCGCAAGCCGTCCCCGCAGCGCCTGCGCAAGCTGCTGGCGCGTGAGTGGATGTGCTGGGAACAGGGGATGATGCGCGTGGCCGGGGTGGACGAGGTGGGGCGCGGGCCGCTGGCCGGCCCCGTCGTGGCCGCGGCGGTCATTCTCCCGACGGACTGCTGGATCGACGGGGTGGCGGACAGCAAGAAGCTGAACGCGGAGCGGCGCACGCGGCTGGACGTGCTGATCCGCGAGCGCTGCCTGGCTTTTGGCGTGGGCGCCGCGTCCGCCGCGGAAATCGACCGGCTCAACATCCGCCGGGCGACGGCGCTGGCCATGCAGCGGGCCATTGCGCGGCTGGGCGGCGCGGACCATCTGCTGGTGGACGGGCTGGCGGTGCCGGAGCTTGGGCTGGAGCGGCACTCCGCCATCGTGGGCGGCGACGGCAGCGTGCACTGCATCTCCGCCGCCTCCATCCTGGCCAAGGTCACGCGCGACCGGCTGATGACGCGGCTGGCCGCGCGCTATCCCGGCTACGGCTGGGAGCGCAACATGGGGTACGGCACGCCGGAACACCTGGACGCGCTGGGCCGCCACGGCGCCACCCCGCACCACCGCCGCAGTTTTCAGCCCTGCCAGCTGGACTTGGCGGACGACCTGCTGGACGCGTCCACGGAGATCCTCATCCCGTCATCCTGA
- a CDS encoding fasciclin domain-containing protein gives MTTMKRMIGMLMAAAVVSAAPAVAQGAHATAARPVTVGGQAMLPTRDIVDNAVNSADHTTLVAAVQAAGLVETLKGRGPFTVFAPVNDAFENLPDGTVAMLLRPENKAALTKVLTYHVVAGRHTAADIMRMIRAGNGTATLRTVSGGTLTAMMNGPANVVLRDEKGGVASVSTYDVLQSNGVIHVINRVLMPN, from the coding sequence ATGACGACGATGAAGCGGATGATCGGGATGTTGATGGCGGCCGCGGTGGTGAGCGCGGCTCCGGCGGTGGCGCAGGGCGCGCACGCCACGGCGGCGCGGCCGGTGACGGTGGGCGGGCAGGCCATGCTGCCCACGCGCGACATCGTGGACAACGCGGTGAACTCGGCGGATCACACCACCCTGGTGGCGGCGGTGCAGGCGGCCGGCCTGGTGGAGACGCTCAAGGGCCGCGGGCCGTTCACCGTGTTCGCCCCCGTGAACGACGCGTTCGAGAACCTGCCCGACGGCACCGTGGCGATGCTGCTGCGCCCGGAGAACAAGGCCGCGCTCACCAAGGTCCTCACCTATCACGTCGTCGCCGGCCGCCACACCGCCGCGGACATCATGCGCATGATCCGCGCGGGCAACGGCACGGCCACGCTGCGCACCGTGAGCGGCGGCACGCTGACGGCGATGATGAACGGCCCCGCCAACGTCGTCCTGCGCGATGAAAAGGGCGGCGTGGCCAGCGTGTCCACGTACGACGTACTGCAGTCCAACGGCGTCATCCACGTCATCAACCGCGTGCTCATGCCCAACTGA
- the rplS gene encoding 50S ribosomal protein L19 translates to MHPFFETQKEYLRSDVPDFRPGDTLRVNVRVREGEKERIQAFEGVCISRKHGGVQETFKVRKISGGVGVERTFPLHSPMIGSIDLVRHGRVRRAKLYYLRALRGKAARIRERRVVR, encoded by the coding sequence ATGCATCCGTTTTTTGAGACTCAGAAGGAATATCTTCGCAGCGACGTTCCGGACTTCCGTCCCGGCGACACGCTGCGGGTGAACGTTCGCGTCCGCGAAGGTGAAAAGGAGCGCATCCAGGCGTTCGAGGGCGTGTGCATCTCGCGCAAGCACGGCGGCGTCCAGGAGACCTTCAAGGTCCGCAAGATCAGCGGCGGCGTCGGCGTGGAGCGTACGTTTCCGCTGCACTCCCCCATGATCGGCAGCATCGACCTGGTGCGCCACGGCCGTGTGCGCCGCGCCAAGCTGTACTACCTGCGCGCGCTGCGCGGCAAGGCGGCCCGCATTCGCGAGCGCCGCGTCGTCCGCTGA
- a CDS encoding outer membrane beta-barrel protein, whose translation MIKRTLVTAALAITSGASTAHAQSRIPFTVEGRVDRVSPMGKFDEISAAGFSTGVAASVQVRPGLGAYASYSYAVFGPKLLSDFDDATDQGVSVGLTAAVPAGATRLKPYVAAGVVVHQFTLYDQVETDEDVGFEVGAGVAVPVIGRLRLTPSVSYRTYNVDPRFGDSDVPQPGDDGFAVRYFSAGVGLNFAF comes from the coding sequence ATGATCAAGCGAACGCTCGTCACGGCTGCGCTGGCCATCACCTCTGGCGCCAGCACGGCCCACGCGCAGTCCCGCATTCCGTTCACGGTGGAAGGGCGTGTCGATCGCGTGTCGCCCATGGGGAAGTTCGACGAAATCTCCGCGGCCGGGTTCAGCACGGGCGTCGCCGCGTCGGTGCAGGTGCGGCCCGGGCTGGGCGCGTACGCCAGCTACAGCTACGCCGTGTTCGGCCCCAAGCTCTTGAGCGACTTCGACGACGCGACCGACCAGGGCGTGTCCGTCGGCCTGACCGCGGCTGTCCCCGCCGGGGCCACGCGCCTGAAGCCGTACGTGGCGGCCGGCGTGGTGGTGCACCAGTTTACGCTGTACGACCAGGTGGAAACGGATGAGGACGTCGGCTTCGAGGTCGGCGCCGGCGTGGCGGTTCCGGTGATCGGGCGCCTGCGGCTCACGCCATCCGTATCGTACCGCACGTACAACGTGGATCCGCGGTTCGGGGACAGCGACGTGCCGCAGCCGGGCGATGATGGTTTCGCGGTGCGCTACTTTTCCGCGGGCGTGGGGCTGAACTTCGCGTTCTGA
- the ffh gene encoding signal recognition particle protein: MFDQLSDKLEGVFSGLRQRGVLTEPMIREGLREIRRVLLEADVNFQVTRDFMKRVEEKALGERVLKAVSPGQQLVKIVHEELTSMLGERRSPLALAPIPPTVIMMVGLQGSGKTTTAGKIARKMKREMRQTRMVACDVYRPAAVEQLQTLGEQVGVPVYAEPGSQDVVGIARRALELAQSERDRVVIFDTAGRLQIDEQLMDELKRLKEVLKPAEILFVADGMIGQESVNVAKGFDDALDITGVVLTKMDGDARGGAALSIYGVTGKPIKFLGVGEKLDGLEEFHPERMAGRILQQGDVLSLVEKAQRSFDQEEAAKLERKVMGAGRFDLDDFLMALRQFQNLGPLENLLKMLPGVNSKMLKNVKVDPQRMKHIEAIITSMTKQERKRPEMLTGSRRVRISRGCGRPVSEINRLLEQFKEMQKFMKQMKGLQGMMPRGGGMPKLPFGGMR, encoded by the coding sequence GTGTTCGATCAGCTCAGCGACAAGCTCGAGGGCGTATTCAGCGGCCTGCGGCAGCGCGGTGTTCTTACCGAGCCCATGATTCGCGAGGGGCTCCGCGAGATCCGGCGCGTGCTGCTGGAGGCCGACGTCAACTTCCAGGTCACGCGCGACTTCATGAAGCGCGTGGAAGAGAAGGCGCTCGGCGAGCGCGTGCTCAAGGCGGTTTCGCCCGGGCAGCAGCTGGTAAAGATCGTTCACGAAGAGCTCACCAGCATGCTGGGCGAGCGCCGTTCGCCGCTGGCGCTGGCGCCCATTCCGCCCACCGTCATCATGATGGTCGGCCTGCAGGGCTCCGGTAAGACGACCACGGCCGGCAAGATCGCGCGCAAGATGAAGCGCGAGATGCGCCAGACGCGCATGGTGGCGTGCGACGTGTACCGTCCCGCCGCGGTGGAGCAGCTGCAGACGCTGGGCGAGCAGGTGGGCGTTCCCGTCTACGCCGAGCCGGGCTCGCAGGACGTCGTCGGCATCGCGCGCCGGGCGCTGGAGCTGGCGCAGAGCGAGCGCGACCGCGTGGTCATCTTCGACACCGCCGGCCGCCTGCAGATCGACGAGCAGTTGATGGACGAGCTGAAGCGCCTCAAGGAGGTGCTGAAGCCGGCCGAAATCCTGTTCGTCGCCGATGGCATGATCGGCCAGGAGAGCGTCAACGTGGCCAAGGGCTTCGACGACGCGCTCGACATCACCGGCGTGGTGCTCACCAAGATGGACGGCGACGCCCGCGGCGGCGCGGCCCTTTCCATCTACGGCGTCACCGGCAAGCCCATCAAGTTCCTGGGCGTGGGTGAAAAGCTGGACGGGCTGGAGGAATTCCACCCCGAGCGCATGGCCGGCCGCATTCTGCAGCAGGGCGACGTGCTGTCGCTGGTGGAAAAGGCCCAGCGCTCGTTTGACCAGGAAGAAGCGGCCAAGCTGGAGCGCAAGGTCATGGGCGCCGGCCGCTTCGACCTGGACGACTTCCTGATGGCGCTGCGCCAGTTTCAGAACCTGGGGCCGCTGGAAAATCTGCTCAAGATGCTGCCGGGCGTGAACAGCAAGATGCTGAAGAACGTCAAGGTCGACCCGCAGCGGATGAAGCACATCGAGGCCATCATCACCTCGATGACCAAGCAGGAGCGCAAGCGCCCCGAGATGCTGACCGGCTCGCGCCGCGTGCGCATCTCCCGCGGCTGCGGGCGCCCGGTGAGCGAGATCAACCGTCTCCTGGAGCAGTTCAAGGAGATGCAGAAGTTCATGAAGCAGATGAAGGGCCTGCAGGGCATGATGCCCCGCGGGGGAGGAATGCCGAAGCTGCCGTTCGGCGGCATGCGGTAG
- the rimM gene encoding ribosome maturation factor RimM (Essential for efficient processing of 16S rRNA) codes for MAGDEPPFLIVGTVQKPHGIKGELFVRLDTDRPGAAFAPGRVLRLGTADGNPLESGVLTIERARPFKGGMLVKALEFTGRSPAQDEIRGRALLVPRGEAQALEEGEVFYHQLLGMRVMTEAEGEVGVVTDLYEAPSGPLLAVRRAERGELLIPFVQQMIRRIDAAEGVLELDLPAGLLEL; via the coding sequence ATGGCCGGCGACGAGCCTCCGTTCCTGATCGTGGGAACGGTACAGAAGCCCCACGGCATCAAGGGCGAGCTTTTCGTCCGGCTTGATACGGACCGTCCCGGCGCGGCGTTCGCGCCGGGGCGCGTCCTTCGCCTGGGCACGGCGGACGGCAACCCGCTGGAGTCCGGCGTCCTCACCATCGAGCGCGCGCGCCCCTTCAAGGGCGGCATGCTGGTCAAGGCGCTGGAGTTCACCGGCCGCTCGCCGGCGCAGGACGAAATCCGCGGCCGCGCGCTGCTGGTTCCGCGCGGCGAGGCCCAGGCGCTGGAAGAGGGCGAGGTCTTCTATCACCAGCTCCTTGGGATGCGGGTGATGACGGAGGCCGAGGGCGAGGTGGGGGTCGTGACCGACCTCTACGAGGCGCCCAGCGGGCCGCTGCTGGCCGTGCGCCGCGCGGAACGCGGGGAACTGCTCATCCCCTTCGTGCAGCAGATGATCCGCCGGATCGACGCGGCCGAGGGGGTGCTGGAGCTGGACCTGCCCGCGGGGCTGCTGGAGCTGTGA
- a CDS encoding protein kinase domain-containing protein, with amino-acid sequence MPQTVINLSAPRIPGWRIVRPLSDGAQAHTYVVAPESRPSDECAVAKVMRLKGIEGYALSPEVQRWRMEREVRALRTLQDAGCEGVVRVLDHGSHTEGTGQPWMVMHRHAGPARSFDGTGFVYAERFRGRVTRVMSMTESLARTLAVMHGHAERIVHRDLHLGNVLMDGVGSRPILGDFGIAHVAGHSPRPGFDDAVISGAWHWRPPELNAGDDGSPASDVFMLGGLVFEALSGGHVLPYAGDWGSACVHARPEHHLGRWTTDFRIPMVNALLDRMLAIDPAARLDAAELVERCREIRLAGTLRGRPVLATA; translated from the coding sequence ATGCCGCAGACCGTCATCAACCTGTCCGCGCCCCGCATTCCCGGATGGCGCATCGTGCGCCCGCTCAGCGACGGGGCGCAGGCGCACACCTACGTGGTGGCGCCGGAGTCGCGCCCGTCCGACGAGTGCGCCGTCGCCAAGGTGATGCGGCTCAAGGGGATCGAGGGCTACGCGCTTTCCCCCGAGGTGCAGCGCTGGCGCATGGAGCGCGAGGTGCGCGCCCTGCGCACGCTGCAGGACGCCGGGTGCGAGGGTGTGGTGCGCGTGCTGGACCACGGCTCGCACACGGAAGGCACCGGGCAGCCGTGGATGGTCATGCACCGTCACGCCGGCCCCGCGCGCTCGTTCGACGGCACGGGCTTCGTGTACGCCGAGCGCTTCCGCGGCCGCGTGACGCGCGTGATGTCGATGACGGAGTCGCTGGCCCGCACCCTTGCCGTCATGCACGGGCACGCCGAGCGCATCGTGCACCGCGACCTGCACCTGGGCAACGTGCTGATGGACGGCGTGGGCAGCCGGCCCATCCTGGGCGATTTCGGAATCGCGCACGTGGCGGGGCACTCGCCGCGGCCGGGCTTTGACGACGCCGTCATCTCCGGCGCGTGGCACTGGCGCCCGCCCGAGCTGAACGCCGGCGACGACGGATCCCCCGCCTCGGACGTGTTCATGCTGGGCGGGCTGGTGTTCGAGGCGCTTTCCGGCGGGCACGTGCTGCCGTACGCGGGCGACTGGGGCAGCGCGTGCGTGCACGCGCGGCCGGAGCACCACCTGGGCCGGTGGACCACGGATTTCCGCATCCCCATGGTGAACGCGCTGCTGGACCGCATGCTGGCCATCGATCCGGCCGCGCGGCTGGACGCGGCGGAACTCGTGGAGCGCTGCCGGGAGATCCGCCTGGCGGGCACCCTGCGCGGACGACCGGTTCTGGCCACGGCCTGA